One Hordeum vulgare subsp. vulgare chromosome 4H, MorexV3_pseudomolecules_assembly, whole genome shotgun sequence DNA window includes the following coding sequences:
- the LOC123446484 gene encoding uncharacterized protein LOC123446484: MKACIADVDACVADIDEDLLADVALPVSDHIPEEDNFWYDKEHPVIEEGSLFRSMNEFKMLIRTFAIRGKFDIKIKDSDTTRFVGHCKGNACPWRITARTIEDKTFRANKIVKPHKCSSTAVVITSMADQAWVAEKAMGYLQTEPNIGSSELQKKQQAEYKCTIAYHTVNKRKERDESSLYGTWGKSF, translated from the exons ATGAAAGCCTGCATTGCAGATGTTGATGCATGTGTGGCTGATATTGATGAGGATTTACTTGCCGATGTGGCTCTTCCTGTGTCTGACCATATACCCGAAGAGGATAACTTTTGGTATGATAAGGAACATCCTGTGATAGAGGAAGGATCTTTGTTTCGTTCAATGAACGAGTTCAAGATGCTCATAAGAACATTTGCTATTAGAGGCAAGTTTGACATCAAGATAAAGGATAGTGACACTACTAGATTTGTGGGCCACTGTAAAGGAAATGCATGTCCTTGGAGAATAACTGCTAGGACAATAGAAGATAAAACATTCAGG GCTAACAAGATAGTAAAGCCTCATAAGTGTTCATCAACCGCTGTAGTGATTACAAGCATGGCAGACCAAGCATGGGTGGCAGAAAAGGCAATGGGGTATCTTCAAACTGAACCAAACATTGGTTCAAGTGAGCTCCAAAAAAAGCAACAAGCCGAATACAAATGTACTATTGCGTATCATACTGTTAACAAGCGAAAAGAAAGGGACGAGAGTAGTTTATATGGAACCTGGGGAAAAAGCTTTTAG